A genomic stretch from Setaria viridis chromosome 1, Setaria_viridis_v4.0, whole genome shotgun sequence includes:
- the LOC117833734 gene encoding uncharacterized protein codes for MLTRRHGGFRLGRKLLSVWRWALCRRRRRRGRGYLRLQPFQAAGGANSKRSPLAAAAVCAKKQQHEQQFVVQRDDNDASSPRMLTWGRSLARRMRLQLRRRGGGGAKDRLLEDAAAEATTPKGQVAVYVGGAEPGGESMRYVVPVVYFNHPLFGELLREAEEEFGFEHPGGITIPCAASRFERAAAVAAAGGGGKKVPGWW; via the coding sequence ATGCTGACGAGGCGGCACGGAGGGTTCCGGCTCGGCCGGAAGCTGCTCAGCGTCTGGCGCTGGgcgctctgccgccgccggcggcgccgcggccgcgggtaCCTCCGCCTGCAGCCCTTCCAAGCAGCAGGGGGCGCCAACAGCAAGAGGTCCCCCCTGGCGGCTGCAGCGGTGTGCgccaagaagcagcagcacgAGCAGCAGTTCGTGGTGCAGCGAGACGACAACgacgcctcctcgccgcggatGCTGACGTGGGGGCGGTCGCTGGCGCGGCGGATGAGGCTGCAActgcgccggcgcgggggcggcggcgccaaggaCCGGCTGCtggaggacgccgccgcggaggccacCACGCCCAAGGGGCAGGTGGCGGTGTACGTGGGCGGCGCCGAGCCCGGCGGGGAGTCGATGCGGTACGTGGTCCCCGTGGTGTACTTCAACCACCCGCTCTTCGGGGAGCTGCTgcgggaggccgaggaggagttCGGCTTCGAGCACCCCGGCGGGATCACCATCCCGTGCGCGGCGTCCCGGTTcgagcgcgccgccgcagtggccgccgcgggcggcggcgggaagaagGTTCCCGGTTGGTGGTAG